The bacterium genomic sequence CGTCCTCTTCGCCCCCGGCGACCAGGCCGCGCTCGGCGCCGCGCTCGGCCGCTACCTCGACGACCCGGAGCTCCGCGCGCGGCACGGCGCGGCCGGCCGCCGCCGCGCCGTCGAGTCGTTCGACGTCGCGCGCGTCGCGGAGCGGTTCCTCGGTTATTTCGCAGCGACCGAATGAGAACGGTGGTTCAAGACGTCACTGCCGACCGTCCTTAGAAGCGCGGACAGCTCCCGCACTGGGAAAAGAAGCGCCCAGCAGACCGAGCAATGTCACCAGTGGAACGACGCCGGTCGGGCAGCTGAACGGCGCCGCTCCGATCATGTCGATCAGGCAGAACCACAGATAGCCGCGCACCGCGCGCGCAAATGGCCCGATTGGCGCGTCTTCCAGCGCTCTCAGGCGACGAAGCAACATGGCGACGGCGAAGACGAAATACGCGGCTCCGACGAGACCGCCGCGAACCAGCATATCCATCCAGCCGACATCGTTCGTCGAAACGAAGCGCAGCCCGAATTCGCGCGCCACGCCCGCGGCGGGGCCGTCTCCGAACACGAAACCCGCCCCCAGAACCGGTTGGCGGGAGAAGATCTTCCCCAGCGCATGGATCTGGAACATACGCGTGCTGAGGGACCCAAGAGTGTCCAAGGGACGGCCGTCCTGCGCCAAGTCGGACGACACGACACTGACACGGCCGCCGATGTAGGACCCAGAGCCGGTCAGCCAGACACACCCCGCGACCAGCGCGACGACCAAACCCCCCTGTATCAGCGTTCGCGCCGAAGTGGAAGCGCTTTGGCGCGAGTCCCGCAGGGCGAGCCAACCTACAGCCCCGGCAAGACCGAGCCATCCGGCCCGGAACCCAATCAAAGCCGCAGCCAAACCGAGAAGGCACAGCAGTGTGCTGCGCACCGCGGGACGAAAGAGATCAGCTTGGTAGAAAACGAGGAAGAAGGCAATGTAGAGGAGGAAGTAGCCCTGCGGCACCGTGCGGAAGAACCGCTGCCCCGCCACAACATAGGAATCGATCCGCACGCCGGGCAGGACAGTCTTCAGGTCGAAAAAGAACCCAAGGACCGGAACCAAGGCCACGATGCAACCGGCGGCGGCGAAGAGCCGAGTGCACCGACGGAGCTCCCTCTCGTCGATACGAACGAACAGGCAGAATAGGCCCAGTGCATAGAAGACGACGTCGTGGGCGCCGCGGACGCTGACCCATGGGGTCTGACCCCAGTTCAGGGATGAATAGACGATAAGCCCCGCGATTCCGGCAAGCAGCCCCAAGAGAAGCCGCGCGGGCAGAGTGGCCAGGCGGTCCCGCAGGGGTATGTCGCCCCGCACGACGCGCGACAAAACGAACAGGCCGAAGAGAGCCGTCAACGCAACGTCGTACGCGGGAAGCCCTATCGCCTTGTTCGTGTTCAGATCGACCAAGCCGAACACATTCGTCGCAACCGTCAGCACCACAAACAGGAATGCCGCCAAATCGTGCACGCACGCCATTCCAGCGATGAACAGAACAACAACCGCCGCGACCTCGCCGGGCGCGGAAAGCAAGAGCGGCGCGAAAATCGAAGCGAGAACGGTCAGAGCCAGAAGACTCGCGACAA encodes the following:
- a CDS encoding glycosyltransferase, with the protein product VLFAPGDQAALGAALGRYLDDPELRARHGAAGRRRAVESFDVARVAERFLGYFAATE
- a CDS encoding O-antigen ligase family protein, which encodes MRGCIARGAQAVLGVRRGRQATVVVASLLALTVLASIFAPLLLSAPGEVAAVVVLFIAGMACVHDLAAFLFVVLTVATNVFGLVDLNTNKAIGLPAYDVALTALFGLFVLSRVVRGDIPLRDRLATLPARLLLGLLAGIAGLIVYSSLNWGQTPWVSVRGAHDVVFYALGLFCLFVRIDERELRRCTRLFAAAGCIVALVPVLGFFFDLKTVLPGVRIDSYVVAGQRFFRTVPQGYFLLYIAFFLVFYQADLFRPAVRSTLLCLLGLAAALIGFRAGWLGLAGAVGWLALRDSRQSASTSARTLIQGGLVVALVAGCVWLTGSGSYIGGRVSVVSSDLAQDGRPLDTLGSLSTRMFQIHALGKIFSRQPVLGAGFVFGDGPAAGVAREFGLRFVSTNDVGWMDMLVRGGLVGAAYFVFAVAMLLRRLRALEDAPIGPFARAVRGYLWFCLIDMIGAAPFSCPTGVVPLVTLLGLLGASFPSAGAVRASKDGRQ